Proteins from one Caldisericota bacterium genomic window:
- the rplX gene encoding 50S ribosomal protein L24: protein MELRKRDMVIVLSGKDKGKKGKIIRTIPDKGKVFVDGVNMQTNFLRPTRDMPQGKITRREAPLYVSKVQLVCPHCHEKTRIAHRILENGKSVRVCKNCHEVIDKV from the coding sequence ATAGAATTAAGAAAAAGGGATATGGTTATAGTGCTGTCTGGAAAGGATAAAGGGAAAAAAGGTAAGATTATTAGAACAATTCCTGATAAAGGGAAAGTGTTTGTTGACGGTGTAAACATGCAAACAAATTTTCTTCGTCCTACACGAGATATGCCACAAGGTAAAATTACAAGGAGAGAAGCTCCTCTGTATGTAAGTAAAGTGCAGTTAGTTTGCCCTCATTGTCATGAGAAAACCCGCATTGCTCACAGAATTCTTGAAAACGGGAAAAGTGTTCGGGTATGCAAAAACTGTCATGAAGTAATTGATAAGGTCTAA
- the rplN gene encoding 50S ribosomal protein L14, whose protein sequence is MIRDYSRLVVADNSGAKEISCITVLRVGKRGSATVGDKIVASVKKAAPNSATPKGSVVRAIVIRTKYPLKRADGSIIRFDQNAAVIIDEDGNPKGTRIFGPVARELRKQGYLKIVSLAPEVL, encoded by the coding sequence ATGATTAGAGATTATTCACGGCTTGTTGTTGCAGATAACAGTGGAGCAAAAGAAATTTCTTGTATAACAGTGCTACGTGTCGGGAAAAGAGGATCAGCTACTGTAGGAGATAAAATTGTTGCTTCCGTTAAAAAGGCAGCACCAAACAGTGCTACACCTAAAGGTAGCGTGGTGAGGGCGATTGTTATAAGGACAAAATATCCTTTAAAAAGAGCAGACGGAAGCATAATTAGATTTGATCAAAATGCAGCTGTAATTATTGATGAAGACGGAAACCCAAAAGGAACTAGAATTTTTGGTCCCGTAGCAAGAGAGTTAAGAAAGCAGGGATATTTAAAAATAGTTTCACTTGCCCCAGAGGTTTTGTAG